The Nitrospira sp. genome segment TGAAGAATCCGGAGTACGACCAAAGGATATGACTTCGTCGCCGGCTCCTGCCGTGCCGTGACGGTCCTTAATTTCTTGAGCGACTTCCATTTCTTGACCGACCTACGCCCCCATGCTAGCATCGGTTGAAGCGCGACTCTGGACACCTCTAAGGATTCCATTCGGTCCTGCGACCCCACTGATATATCCATGAAACGCCCCACGATATCACAACCAGAGCTGGCCACACTGTTCATCGCCGCCAGCGAGCAGGACTCGAATCTGTACTATGCCACGCGCTTCATGGCGCCGGACCCGTTCATCTATCTCGAAATCAAAGGTGAGCGGTTGATGGTCATGAGCGATCTGGAAATAGATCGTGCCAGAACCCAAGCTTCAGTAGATCGGGTGCTGTCCTATTCTGGAATTGAACAGAAGGCGAAGAAACAGGGGATCAAGAGCCCGACAACCGTCGATATCGTGCACGTCGTCTTGAAAGAGTTCAAGGTCAGACGGCTGCTGGTTCCTGCTAATTTTCCGTTCATCTACGCCACGCGGTTACAGGAACTGGGATACAGCCTCAAGCCGAAACGTGATCCTTTCTACGAACAACGTGTCGTGAAAAGCGCGGAGGAAGTTCGATTTATCGAGCTATCCCAGCGAGCCACTGAAGATGCGGTGGCCTCGGCGCATGATCTGCTGCGACGGGCGACCATTCAGGACGGGGAGCTGTGGTTTGACGGAGCGCTGTTGACATCTGAGCGGGTCAAGCAGTTGATCAATGTCAAACTCATGGAGCTGAACTGTGTGGCCCAGCATACGATTGTGGCAGGTGGGGAACAGGCTTGTGATCCTCACAATGAAGGCAGCGGACCGCTGCCGGCTCATCGTAGTATCATCTTCGATGTGTTCCCTCGCTCGGCGACAAACCGTTATTTTGCCGACATGTCCCGTACAGTGATACGCGGGACGGCGAGTCCGGAACTCAAGCGGCTGTATGGCGCTGTCAAGGATGCCCAAGAAGATGCCATCGATCAGATCAAAGACGGCGCTGATGGTATGAAGATCCATCAGGGTATCTGTGCGCGTTTTGAGAAGGCCGGATACAAGACCGGCTTGGTGAACGGCCGCATGCAGGGGTATTTTCACGGAACCGGACATGGTGTGGGGCTGGATATCCACGAGGCGCCACGGATCAGTCGAACTGGGGCGCTCCTCCAAGAGGGCCACGTCGTCACGGTCGAACCAGGACTGTATTATCCAGGATTGGGAGCCGTCCGAATCGAGGACATGGTGCTCGTGACGAAGGACGGTTGCCGCAATCTCACCAATTTTCCCAAAGCCTTCGAGCTCGGATAGAGGACGGTCCGGACCAGGCCCCTCATTTCCGCCTTTCCTCATCGGGTAAGCACTCCGTTTTGGTACAGGGATGTCCCACGCATTTCACTTTCTGGACGACGTCGCCACAGCTGATCTGGCGTTCGAGGCCTCCGGCAATTCGCTCCAGGAACTCTTCCAAGGGGCGACATGTGCGGTCATCGAAGCTCTGGCTGATCCTACAACAGTCGGATCTACTTGGCGGCAAATGATTGAACGCACCGATGAGGATCCTGCCGAATTGTTGTTCGATTGGCTCTCGGAGCTCGTGTACTGGAAGGATGCAGCCGGGGTAGTATTCAGTCGGTCGGAACTCACGTTGGCTCGCCAGGACCACGACTGCTGGAAACTGACGGGGTTACTGTACGGAGAGCCGGTCAACGGCTCAGCTCAGACACTGAGGGCCGATGTGAAGGGAGTCACCAAACATCTCTATCGATTGGGCCAAGAGGGAGGACAATGGGCCGTGAGGGTGGTGTTGGACGTATGAAGCTGAATACTGACATGCGGGTCAATCGGATTCGTGACGAGGTATGGGAAATTCCCGTTACCGAAAAATCCGGCATGCTTGTTCCTGCACGAATCTATGCCACACCGTCGATTCTTCAAGCGATGGATGCCGGAGTGTTCGACCAGGTTACGAACGTCGCTTGTCTCCCTGGAATTAGGCGATATGCGCTCTGCATGCCGGATGGCCATTGGGGTTACGGTTTTCCCATCGGAGGCGTTGCCGCCTTTGATGTCCGTACGGGGATCATTTCGCCTGGTGGTATCGGCTATGACGTCAATTGTGGGATGCGTCTCATCAGAACGGATCTCACCCAACAAGGTGTGCAGCCCCATCTTGATCGATTGATGACGGAATTGTTTCGTCGAGTACCGGCAGGGGTAGGCGCAAGCGGGTTTGTACGGTTGGACCGCTCGTCGTTCGAGGACGTTATGGTCCATGGGGCTCGATGGTGTATTGAACAGGGATTCGGTTGGCATCGCGATCTGGAGGCAATTGAAGAAGGAGGATGCATAACCGGAGCCGACCCTTCAAAAGTCAGCGACCAGGCAGTCAAACGAGGAATCAATCAGTTGGGGACCTTGGGGTCAGGTAACCACTATCTCGAAGTACAGGTGGTATCCAGTGATCAGGTATTTGACAAAGAGACTGCTTCAGCTTGGGGGATCACCGGCCACGACCAGATAGTGGTGATGGTTCACTGCGGGTCACGTGGCTTCGGCCACCAGGTCGCGAGCGACTATCTCAAGATATTCGAACGAGCAATGCGGCGACACGGGATTTCCGTCAAGGATCAGCAACTGGCCTGTGCCCCGTTCGCTTCCGTCGAAGGACAGGATTATTTTGCGGCTATGAACTGCGCGGCCAACACGGCCTTCGCCAACCGTCAGGTCATCACTCATCAGATTAGAGAAACGTTTGCCACCGTGTTCGGCCGGCCAGCAGAAGAGTTGGGTATGGAGCTGGTCTACGACGTGGCGCACAATATCGCCAAAGTCGAGCGGTATCCGGAAGGAGAATTGGTGGTCCATCGGAAAGGTTCAACGAGAGCATTGGGTCCTGGCAGTCCCGATCTCCCATCACGGTATCGTGCGACGGGTCAACCGGTCATTTGCGGTGGTTCGATGGAAACCGGATCGTATCTATTGGTGGGCACGGAGGGAGCGGTGCGGGATACCTTTGCTTCGACGATGCACGGATCGGGGCGGACGATGTCGAGGGCCCAGGCGAAGAAGGCTGTTCGTGGTGAACAGATACAGAAACAAATGAAACAACGCGGCATCCTCGTGAAGGCGGTCTCAATGTCGGGTTTGGCGGAAGAAGCGGGGTTTGCGTACAAAAACATATCCGAGGTGGTCGAGGCGGTCGATCGTGCGGGAATCACAAGAACAGTAGCGGAACTCCGGCCGATCGGCAATATCAAGGGCTAGCGACGCACGGTCTTGGGATTTGCCCATGGAACAAATGAAAGATGCTCGGGTTACCGTTCAATTTCCGAGTTCATTCAGTGGTTGACCCCTGACGTGAACTAAGGGGTGACCCCATAAATATATTCGGAACTCCCACATTCGTTGTCCTATTCCTTTGGAAACGATCAGACCTAGCCACGACAAGGCCTTCACCTATGGAGTACCACCCCCTTCCCCTAATCCAGGTCAGAAAGATACCGTATCGTTTATTCCACAATCTTCAGTTGCCGAAGCCCCCCACGGTAATACTGCCGGTCTTCGGATTATTGTCCAACCGTTGCCAGCCTGGACATGAATCCCCATTGCAATGCGTGCCGAATGACTTCCATATCCATCCATCATTGTGCAATTGCGTGAGCCGGGTACCAGCTGCCGCTATCATCTTCGTCTTGGGATTATTATCGAGCCGTTGCCAGCTCGGACAGCTGTCGTCATTACAGGGCGTGCCGGTATAGCGCCAAATCCACCCGTCGTTATGCAACTGGAACAGTTGGTTGCCAGCCGCGACAATCGCAACGGTCTTGGGATTGTTGTCGAGGCGTTGCCAGCCCGGACAGCTCTCGCCATTACAGGGGGTGCCGGTGTAGCGCCAGATCCACCCGTCGTTATGCAGTTGATACAGGCTGTTGCCCGCGGCGGCGATGGCGACGGTTTTCTGGTTGTTGTCGAGCCGCTGCCAACCCGGACAGGAATTGCCGTTGCAGGGCGTGCCGGTGTAACGCCAGATCCAACCGTCGTTGTGTAACTGATAGAGCGCGTTTCCTCCAGCTGCGAGCCCAATCGTCTTGGAGTTGTTGTCCAGCCGTTTCCATCCCGGACACGAATCGCCTGAACATGCCGCGCCGGTGGATTCCCAAATGCTTCCGTTGTCCCGTGGCTGCGCCGTCAGGCCGGTGAACTGCGTAATTTTACAGCTCGGCGTGTTAGGCAACGGCAGGTTTTCCTTGAATTGATTTGCACAATCTCTAATCGCTGTCGCGGCATCTAAATTTGCCTGGTTAAACGTGATCTGGCCTGGTGTCATCCATATCGGTGAGTCGACTGAGTGGGGGTTCTTATGTATTTGCTGCAGTTGTGTCGCTCGAATGCCGAAATCCCGTGCCGTACCGCCGACTCCGACGTTACTCACGCCCATCCGGTGACAGCCATTGCACGTATTGCCTTTCACTTCAACCTGGTAGGCTTTCCACGCGGCAAAGTCTGATCCGACAAAATAGTAGGGTTGACCGATGCGGTTGAAGGAGCTGTCCCCGGCACCAGGAAGTTTGTTCGGTCCAGTGAGCTGTGACAGATATGGTGAGCGCACAATCGGTCCGCTGTCGTGACAACGCGCACATTGAATTTGTGCAGTTCCCAAAGGCGATATCCACGGCCACGTTTCTTTGGAAGGGGCCGTGACGTTCCCATCCAGGTTATTGTCAAGCGCCTGATAGAAGCAGGTGGCGCCATTGTCTTTGTTGTGTTGAATAACCGCAATATCCCTGTACTTTCCGTTATTGGCAGGGTGGCCTCTTTTCCGGCAATGGGCGACCGCATAGGCATGGTCATTAGAGCCGGGCAGCACTTGAAAACGGCTCCCTGGATCACATTCTTGATTTAGTTGGTTAGGCCGGTCACACACTGCATCTGGGTAACTTCCTGTGAGGTGTGTGCTCGGCACGAGTGTGCCACTTTCACAATTGAAGTCAGGAACAGTAATGCCAATTGCCGCATCGCACTGCTGCGCATACTGCTTGAGGGTGTCTCCCGCGTAAGCCAAGGTTGATGTGGATATGAATATGCCTAGGATGAATATTCTGTGAGAAAACATTAATTAACCTCCTTGCTATAGGCAGAGAGTTGCATGCATGGGGTAAGCGGCAAATCAGCGACTCATCTTCATAGTGAGGACGCGATTCATATTATGTGCAGCATGCATGGATCACGCCGAGCAGGTTAGCCGAGCAGGTTAAGAGATAGTTCTGCTTCTTTCTAAACACGACGTGCTAAGTGTTGCCGCATTTACAACCAAATAACCGCGTGAATACTGTGTTTCAAAGCCTATTATGCGGCGTTATTTATGTCGCCGTGTATAACAATGGGGAATTGCTGACAAAGGCTTCAGAAGTAGATGAATATCTGCTGCTTGAAGAAAATGTGGAACATCGCTCGTGAATCTATTCCGATACACATGTGTATCGGAATAGATTCAGAAATTTATCTGCTTGAGTTCTAACTCCAAGTGCAACACTGCCAGCCCAGATGGGCTCTGGTGTTGCCATGCACACGAGATCGTACCGACACCTGAGTGCCGAAGAACGTGAGACCTTGAGCCTGGGGTTGGCCCAGGGGCATTCGCGCCGAACGATGGCGCGGATCTTGGGCCGTGCCCCCAGCGCCGTGAGTCGCGAGGTGGCCCGGAATGCGACACGAGGCCGTCCCTCTCGTGCCTGTACGGCGCAGAGCCACGCGGATACCCGAGTTCCCCATCCCCGGCGACCACGTAACCTCCTAGACCCGTGGCTCTGGCAGTATGTCCGGACCCACCTGAGCCGAGGCGGTTCGCCTGCACAGATTGCCGGGCGCCTCCGATACACGTATCCTGACGATAGGCGGAAGCGACTCTCGACGGAGACGATCGATGCGGGCCTGTACGGATTGCCGCGCGGCACCCTGCGCAGCGAACGGCGGGCGGCCCTGCGGCAGGCGCACAAGGCCCGTCGGCCTCGGTCGCGGGGAACTGATCGACGCGGCCACATCCCGCACATGACGCCGATTGCCGTCCGCCCTGCGGAAGTGGCGAGCCGCACCGTCCCCGGCCACTGGGAAGGCGACCTCATCAAGGGGGCCCGACACGCCTCGGCCGTGGGCAGCCTCGTGGAACGAACGACGCGCCTGGTTATTTGGGCCCGCATGGCGGGCACCGATGCGGACAGTGCCCGCGAGGGATTCACCAGGAAACTCCGGCACGTGCCGGCCCCGCTGCGCAAGACGCTGCCCTACGATCGGGGCAAAGAGATGGCGGAACACGAGCGCCGGGCCCAGCGGCTCGCCAGTCACGTGTTCTTTGCCGATCCGCACAGCCCCTGGCAACGCGGGACCAACGAGAACACCAATGGCCTGCTGCGGCAGTATCTGCCCACGGGCACAGACCTCTCGGGCTATACGCAGCGCCAGCTGAACGTCATCGCGCATCGGCTGAACACGCGCCCAAGACAGTGCCTCAACTTCGCCACGCCGCTGGAGGTGTTCACACAGCTGCGTCATCATTCATCCGTTGCACTTGGAACTTGAAACCGCCCTGGAATAAAAAAGGTGCTGGGAGTCTGTGTGCTACGAACGCAACCATCTGTGTAAAGATGGAAGCGATGCTTCACTCATGATGAGGGTAGGTCTCTCGAGGTCGGCGTACAGGCGCAGACTTTACACCACCGTAAGCGGCGGGGATCAAGAGTCACCGTCGTGAACGTTGTCGAAAAAGCGGTGGCAACTCCGTCAGATACGATTCAAGAAGACGAACGCACGTGAACCGCTGATGACGTGTCGAAAGACCCCACGCGACGTCGAAACCGGGACAAAAACTCTACCCGCGAAGCAGGCGGAGGACGACCTGTCTACCGCTCCACTGGTGTTCGGCATGAAGGCGGCGTGATCGTGATGCAGGCGTGGGTGAGGAACGTAGAAACCTGTCGTCCCGATGCAAAGGGAGCCGCGCAAGCCGGCAGCCCCCGCAAGCGCCAGGCTACCGAGGCGGGGCACAGGGGCGGAGCCGCTCATGGTAGGGCCGAACGTTCTGTAACGGAACCGGACCGAAGGGGCGGCGTTGGCTGAGGTTATCAGGCGGGCAACTCGCAAGAGGAGGACCGGCATGGATAATGCTAAATCGGTTGGGGTGACCGGTTGGACGATAGGAGCCGGATGAATCGAGAGGTTCACGTCCGGTTCTGGGAGGGCGGGGAGTGAAATTCTCCCGCGCTACTCAACTTAACGCTCTTGTCAGCGTCGGTTGACTCGCGGTCTTGATGCCTAAAAATGACCCCGATCCCTTTCGGACGTCCCTCAAGACCGAAGGTACCGGTGGATAGCTTCCGACAGGTGGATGCCAGTTTTAAAGGCTAGCGACCCGGGGCTCGTGGTTTGTGCTTGTGGGCCAACCGAAGGTAGCCTATTTCCTGCTCGATTCGGAGCTCATTCGGCTCAAGAGACTCTTCCGCCTGTATCGGACATAAACATTTGCGAGGAGGGCCAGACCGACAACCTAGGCAGCTTTGGCAGTTCGAATCTTCGCTGCCTGTCCAAGAATATCGAGTGCAGCGATACGGTAGGCTTCGGCATAGGTCGGAAAGTTGAAGACATTGTCGATAAACGATTCGATCGTTGCGCCGCTCTGAAGGGCTAATTGCCCCAGGTGTACCAGTTCCGTGGCGGAATCTCCGACGACTTGTACCCCGAGTAGCCGTTCACCTGCTGGATCAGCCACCATTTTAAGGAGACCGTGGCCGGCACCTGATATCTGGGCGCGGGCGATCTCCTCAAACTTCGCTCGTCCGATCAACGGATCTCGATAACGCTCCCGGGCGCCCACCTCGTCAAGGCCGATACTGGCCATTTCCGGGATCGTATAGATGCCTAAGGGGATGGTTGAGGCTGCATCACCGATCGGGAGGTTGAGGGCGTGGCGGACGGCGCGTCGGCCGTGCTCCATGGCTTTAGACGCCAATGCCGGCGCACCGACCATGTCACCGACGGCATAGATGTGGGGAACATTTGTCTGGCAGTATTGATTCACAGGAATCACGCCTTTATCAGAAACCATGATCCCCGCAGCGGAGAGATTCAGGTCTTCGACGTTGGCCTGCCGACCCAGCGCGACCAGCATCTTCTCAGTATTGACCGTCGTTCCATCGCTCAGTTTCGTGGCGACGTGCGCCACCTCGTTCCATCGCACC includes the following:
- a CDS encoding archease, which encodes MSHAFHFLDDVATADLAFEASGNSLQELFQGATCAVIEALADPTTVGSTWRQMIERTDEDPAELLFDWLSELVYWKDAAGVVFSRSELTLARQDHDCWKLTGLLYGEPVNGSAQTLRADVKGVTKHLYRLGQEGGQWAVRVVLDV
- a CDS encoding Xaa-Pro peptidase family protein is translated as MKRPTISQPELATLFIAASEQDSNLYYATRFMAPDPFIYLEIKGERLMVMSDLEIDRARTQASVDRVLSYSGIEQKAKKQGIKSPTTVDIVHVVLKEFKVRRLLVPANFPFIYATRLQELGYSLKPKRDPFYEQRVVKSAEEVRFIELSQRATEDAVASAHDLLRRATIQDGELWFDGALLTSERVKQLINVKLMELNCVAQHTIVAGGEQACDPHNEGSGPLPAHRSIIFDVFPRSATNRYFADMSRTVIRGTASPELKRLYGAVKDAQEDAIDQIKDGADGMKIHQGICARFEKAGYKTGLVNGRMQGYFHGTGHGVGLDIHEAPRISRTGALLQEGHVVTVEPGLYYPGLGAVRIEDMVLVTKDGCRNLTNFPKAFELG
- a CDS encoding RtcB family protein; translation: MKLNTDMRVNRIRDEVWEIPVTEKSGMLVPARIYATPSILQAMDAGVFDQVTNVACLPGIRRYALCMPDGHWGYGFPIGGVAAFDVRTGIISPGGIGYDVNCGMRLIRTDLTQQGVQPHLDRLMTELFRRVPAGVGASGFVRLDRSSFEDVMVHGARWCIEQGFGWHRDLEAIEEGGCITGADPSKVSDQAVKRGINQLGTLGSGNHYLEVQVVSSDQVFDKETASAWGITGHDQIVVMVHCGSRGFGHQVASDYLKIFERAMRRHGISVKDQQLACAPFASVEGQDYFAAMNCAANTAFANRQVITHQIRETFATVFGRPAEELGMELVYDVAHNIAKVERYPEGELVVHRKGSTRALGPGSPDLPSRYRATGQPVICGGSMETGSYLLVGTEGAVRDTFASTMHGSGRTMSRAQAKKAVRGEQIQKQMKQRGILVKAVSMSGLAEEAGFAYKNISEVVEAVDRAGITRTVAELRPIGNIKG
- a CDS encoding IS30 family transposase; translation: MHTRSYRHLSAEERETLSLGLAQGHSRRTMARILGRAPSAVSREVARNATRGRPSRACTAQSHADTRVPHPRRPRNLLDPWLWQYVRTHLSRGGSPAQIAGRLRYTYPDDRRKRLSTETIDAGLYGLPRGTLRSERRAALRQAHKARRPRSRGTDRRGHIPHMTPIAVRPAEVASRTVPGHWEGDLIKGARHASAVGSLVERTTRLVIWARMAGTDADSAREGFTRKLRHVPAPLRKTLPYDRGKEMAEHERRAQRLASHVFFADPHSPWQRGTNENTNGLLRQYLPTGTDLSGYTQRQLNVIAHRLNTRPRQCLNFATPLEVFTQLRHHSSVALGT